From the Coffea eugenioides isolate CCC68of chromosome 1, Ceug_1.0, whole genome shotgun sequence genome, the window ACAGAGGTAGGTTCTTTCTGACGTGTATGTCACGTAAAACTTACGTTGTTAGGAGCACTAAGATATTGGAAactattttttcaaatttatgaATCATGAGGTTAGAGGGAATCATTTGGAACCTTaaatgagaagaaagaaaagagtaGGGCACTTGGCCAATAATAATACTTCTAACTTCCCCCTTTTCTGTTGGTTTTAATTGGAGGTAGCAAAATGGACAGGATGAATGGGATTTGCTTAGATTTGAGATAGAACTGAGTAATATGAGTTTGGATCCAACCTTAttcatatgtgttttgggactaatttgAGCGAAATCATTTTGAGATGGGCTTAGATTGATCTCACCTAATATCCAAGTCTATTTGCTATattcttttttcctttaattcttttttacataactttaatattttttatttattaaatttcattTAGTCTTATTGTGAAtaaatattttcttgaattcttttttccctcaaattttcttttatttattttctatgtgtatatattttttaatctttgATTTCCAATGTTGCTAAATTTTAGTTGAGGAAAAAATAAATCCTATAAAAACTTAAAAGGACTTGTATTTATGAGTATAATGAAATGGCGTTTAGAATGAGCCATCATAAACTACCAAAAATGGACAaagtattttaataaaattacaaattAATGACTTCCATATTACTTCCAATATTCATTTTGATCAATATTCTACTAGAAAAGGAGTTCAAAACCATTTACAGGCCTAAAAGAGCCCCCAACAACTCCATTTAAGCCTTCTCCAACCTGACTACGCAACCATTGAATTCCCGTCTCAAAATAAGAAGTTTCTTTCAACATTTTTCAAAAAGCACTTATTTCTAAGGGACAAAAGAGTTCAGGAAACTAGATGGGGGTTTAAGCATAATTACAAGGAAAAAACTGAAGGACCTCACTTGGATCATTAAAAGATATACAACAATTGATGGAGTAAATTTTTGGTGAGACTCTCGAgccccaatgggtacccaaaaatttccatcaattaatgggtataaatggggtTAGTCCCATTTCAAACCCAGACATGAAGATAAAAATATCCATCCAGTTCAAAGTCCCTTTAGGCATGATAGCCCATTGTGATTTGGAACATATTGTCACCTCtagtttttattcttaaaaaagaaaatttcaagatcAGCGTAATACTGTTTGATCCATCCGTCAATGATCTCAACCTCCAATTTCCTCTGAGCAACCAACCAGGACGGATCACTTTTTTGTGCTGCCAGTATGTCCAAGCAATGAGATCCTGCAAAAAATGACTTCGAAATGGCCATCACAAATCATTTAACGGAAGCCCACAAACTATAGATTCAAAAAATATGTGGCTCGTGTTTTTCTAGTACGTGTCATTAGCACTTATTTGGTTATGCTCGTGAGGGAAATAATCTTTGAGAAGACGCAAAAGGAAATAGTGGATCGAACTGAGTTTACTTGGAATGGAAAGAGCTGAAAAAACGAACCTTTAGCTGTGTAAACAGCAAGAAGGCTGTCGGATAAGTTCTCTCGCACCCTGCGATTAagaaattaaatgattaattagtTTAAGAAGCCATGAGTATTAATTtcaatataatatataaaaagaaatcaataaaaaaaatgtctTATTCAATTACCCGGCACTACTATAAGGATCCTTCAAGCCATTGGAGAATATGATATTGCTTCCAAATCTTTGGAAAATCAATTTTATGTCCTACAATTTGTTGGATTTACATATGAGGATCGGATCAACAATGGAAAAGTGAAAATGATCATATCAAAGACTGTGTTAGAAGTTTCTATTTGGAAAAATATGAAGACACGATAGAGAAAATAACCAAGAAAACATACATGGCCACCATAATAAGTTGTGATCCAATGAGGCCGAGGTGAGACCCCATATGAACTTTTGCAGCCCTTAATGAAATCCGGTAGGTTGAAAGGTGACGATGGGAATATTGTACCATTGCTGCCATGCCCCATGGGCATCACCATCTCGCTACAAGTctattgaaaaaaagaaaagaagcccTTTTCAATCGAAATTGATTTCAAACTCAAGTACAACAATTAATTATCTTTCTATCACCATTAATCAGGTCCTAGCTTagtccaaaaataataataataataataatactaataagGGAAACATGAGACAGACTAGAGATCTGGATTGccatttttttcctaaaaaaatttttacattttcgatgaacttattttttaattatttttttacttcacgtgtatcaaattattataatatatattttttttaacaaaaacttCAGAAAATAATAATCCAAACGGGCTCTTACTTGCCATTGCCATCCGATATCTGTTTCACTGGGTATGGTATTTTCCAACACATCATAGCATGACTCGTCTTTCCTGAAAGAAACAACACCAGCAAAAATGCGGCCAAGAATATCAGTTCCTTCGGGTGCTTTGTCTATTCCACTACACAACTCAGCGACGGGATACATCGGCGGTGCGTTGTACTGAGCAGCCATTGTGAACATGGAAGCCAAGTAATCCGCAAGCTCAGACGGACTACTCAAAGGCCTGaaataattaaaaagaaaagatagataAAGGATGTTTCACTTAACAGTTCTTTGGCTGCGTCATCATCATATAACGTCCCAAATTTAATTCACTATTAGTTATGTTTTACTAGATTGATACTATATATGTAGGGTTGGGTACATAAATTAATGTACATGTGCAAAAGATTTACCTTTAAAATTTAAGTAATCTGCCTTAATAAAGTGTCTTAAAGTCGTGTTAAGTCTACCACTCAAAActcaaaagagaaaagaaaataaaatttatactagaaaataGTACTTATAACCAAAGAAAATGGCTCTTAACTGGGGATCAAATGACCAAACTATCGACAGATATAAGTCAACTTAAGCTGGTGAGGTGACTGCTTGGACTAAAATGATTAATACACGAGTGAGAAGTTTCTTTTGAATCATCGGACTTTATATCTCGTAAATAAAGCCCATCATAAATGATCATCAACAAAGCAAATTAGtagcacatatatatatatatatatgttgatGACTAGGGCATTGACttgacttttaaaaaaaatgactaGTATATTGACTTGGCTATTTCTACTTTACAccctaattaaatagaataaatattatatacactgacagtgtatacagtATCACTGTTCGATTCATGATACatgtgtaaaagttgaatttcaaattcaaattttgcatagttgtcattcgTCCAACATTGACagtgacagtgtatatactgtcagtgtaggaaaaattaatccaattaAATATCAGTACATCTTGATTGGTAAAATGAGAGAAAGCAAAGAGACAGAAGAATTGTTACGCGCAAGTCTTGAATCTTTTGCTGAGAATGGAGAGACCATTTGGTTTAGAAGCAACTTCGTCAATCTCAGACCATGATTTTCGTATAGTTTGGTAACAGTGCTCACTCTCCTCCTGTAATTTAACATaacaaaaatattctcaaatcTCTTTAACATTTAATAATTCCAATAATATATGATTAGAAAACATGAAACCATTAGCAGCTTTTTCATTACTTTATAGTCCTTGGTCACAATGGAATCGTAACCATTTTGTGGAGtgatgtcatcaaagtaaagaACGGGAGCTGATGATGCTACAGCACCAAGTGCAATATGAGGATATTTGAGGCGAAACCACGAAGCTAGCACTGTCAAGTTGAAGTATTTAGAGATATGTCACCaccaaaagggaaaaaaaatgggTGAACAAAATTataagataaagaaaaaaaaacagcgTGGAAAAGTACATACTTCCTCCATATGATCCACCAACAACGATAATCGGAGCATTTTTAGCAGAAAATTTATGTTTTACATGCATTAAAACTTCTGCGTAATCAGCTAAAGCTTGAGCCGAGTTGAAATAACCACGAATAGCTTTATTTTTCATTGCTTTTTCCATTGATCCATGCGGTACAGATTTTCCGTAAAACCTATGctgcaaaagaaaattaagatCCCCGGAAGATGGTTAGCATTTACAAGTTTGTTAAGTATGTAGTATAAATCAAGAAAGAAGAATAAAACGATGTTATGATAATCTTATACCTCTATGTAGACAAGGAGAGCTTTAAACCGAGGGGCATTATCAGGGAGAAAACCAATAGTCTCTATATCTCCAGCCAATGGAGCTTCGGCTCCAAGATATGCAAAGATTGGAGAGTTCGACTTGGCACCACCCCAGAATTTTGAATTGATCACATAactttggttgaatttggtatAGCTTTTTGGGTTATAATTGAAGTGGTCTAGTGTCTGTTCGTAAAAGTATGATTTGAAATCTTCTGAACGAGAAGCTTTAGTTAGAGTATCGTCAGGGTCTCGAAGATTTGTTCTCCGTATTGGACTGAGCCTTGGGATTTTGTGGGG encodes:
- the LOC113776217 gene encoding lysosomal Pro-X carboxypeptidase-like, which encodes MDLLGSLLSLWLPLLLLLCFSTSISSAVYHPHKIPRLSPIRRTNLRDPDDTLTKASRSEDFKSYFYEQTLDHFNYNPKSYTKFNQSYVINSKFWGGAKSNSPIFAYLGAEAPLAGDIETIGFLPDNAPRFKALLVYIEHRFYGKSVPHGSMEKAMKNKAIRGYFNSAQALADYAEVLMHVKHKFSAKNAPIIVVGGSYGGMLASWFRLKYPHIALGAVASSAPVLYFDDITPQNGYDSIVTKDYKEESEHCYQTIRKSWSEIDEVASKPNGLSILSKRFKTCAPLSSPSELADYLASMFTMAAQYNAPPMYPVAELCSGIDKAPEGTDILGRIFAGVVSFRKDESCYDVLENTIPSETDIGWQWQTCSEMVMPMGHGSNGTIFPSSPFNLPDFIKGCKSSYGVSPRPHWITTYYGGHDIKLIFQRFGSNIIFSNGLKDPYSSAGVRENLSDSLLAVYTAKGSHCLDILAAQKSDPSWLVAQRKLEVEIIDGWIKQYYADLEIFFFKNKN